The nucleotide window TCATTGTTTAAAATAATTAGAGGGTTAATTATTTTAAAAACAGTTATTTATGATTTTTATTGTGTATTTTTTATTTATTTATGTTAATTTTATTTTTATAGATATTTTTTTAACAAATTAACGAATGTTTTGTGTAAAAATGACAATATGATATTGTTTAAAATAAACCTCCATCAGTTTCATTGTTATCCCTATGTTTTCTATTTCTTGATTTATTTTTGGTTCCACCAAAATTATATCTAAAGCCTAAATAAAATGAGTTGTATTCTAGATTGTAGTTTCCTTTCTCTAAAAAAGGGTTTTCAGAGAAATAATCGTAATTAAGTCCGTTAAAAATATCTGTTCCTCTAAGAGTTATAGTTCCTTTCTTTTTTAAAACACTTAAACTAGCTCCAATATTAACCATAGTATAGGGTTTTACTTCAAATTGTATATTTTTACTTTTACCTCTATAAATAGCTGTTAATTGTAATCGTATTCTTTTATTTATTTTAAAGCTGTTGTTTAAAGTAGATTTAAAAAGAGTGTTTTTAACTTGTTCATTTTTAGTATTAATTATTCCTTGTGAATCTTGAATATATGTTTCTATTTGAGGCCTAATTTTCCACCAAGAAAATGCTTTATAACTCCCAAATATTTCTACACCGTAACTGTTAGCTGTATTGTAGTTTCCATAAGAAAAAACCTGTTTATTTGGGGCTGAAGTATCTTTTTGTATGGTTCTACCAATTTTATTTGAAATTTTACGATAAAATGTTCCAAAAGTAACTGTTCCTTTAGAAAAAGATTTTGAATAATTTAATTCAATAGAATTAGTAAATTGAGGAATTAAATTTTGATTACCTTCTGAGGTAGTAAATGGGCTAACCCATTCTTGTATAGGAGTCACTTGATATATTGAAGGTCTATCTACACGTCTACTATAAGCTAGTTGAATATCTTCTTTGTTAGTAATATGGTAGGTTAAAAAAGCTGATGGGTATATACTAAAAATTTTATCAGAATAAATGGAAGGATTACTCTGTTGAGTATTTGAAAATAATCCATTAACAATGAATTGTTCTAGTCTGATACCAGCTTGAATTGACCATTTTTTAAAATTGTTATTTATGTTGAAATATCCAGAATACATACTTCTATCATAGTTGAAATCAGTATTTCCCTTAGGTTGTTGAGAAACTGGAGTTCCAATTTCAATAACCTGATCTGTTTTAATTGAGCTTACTACTTTTTGATTTCGGTATTCAATACCTAATTCTAGTTTTGCTGTTTCAAAAAGAGGAGTTTCATAATCTAGATTTACTAACCAAGATTTTTTAGTGTCTGAAATTGAGTTGGTATAATTAAATAATTTGTTATTTGTATCTTGAAGAAGTCTGTTAATTGATTCTTCAGGGTTTTTATGAATACTATAATTAACTTCTAGCTCAATATTTTCGCCTTTATTATTAGTTGTTAATTTATAATCGACATTATAGTTTTGTTCTGATTCATTGTATTTTGAATGGTTAGGAGCTTCTAATATGTTGTTATTTATACGTGAAAAAGAATTGGTGTATAAAGTTGAATTACTAAAATTCTGATATGTATAAAGTGATAATGTATTGTTTTTATCAAGATAAATATCTGAGCCAATTTTAAAAGCATGATCAGAGTAGTCGTGCAAAAAATTAAATTTTTGTTCTAAATTATTAGTAGTTCTTACTAATTGTTGTATAGTAGAGTTTTTCCCCCAGTTACTACTATAATTACCAAATAAGTTTATTTTTCCAGTATTATAATTTAAATTTAAAGAAACATCTGGTCTTGTGTTTTTGCTGTGTTCAAAGCCTACAGAAATTGTTCCGT belongs to Tenacibaculum sp. MAR_2010_89 and includes:
- a CDS encoding outer membrane beta-barrel family protein; translation: MKKLLFIILYINTLLIFSQKKNLGEISGLVINQKNETAIPYATIVCKNLDNKIISGGIANEKGIFTIKQLPLKRYIIQIQFIGFSTLSKEIVLSKATPIINLKKLYLKDKNTKLKDIEIHAEETSVVQKVDRRVINVGKDLIATGTNSLQMLQNIPSVNVNIQTGSISLRGNENIRVLINGKPSNMDTSQLLKQTPSSLIKQIEIITTPSAKYNPEGMSGIINFILKKNMKSGFNGTISVGFEHSKNTRPDVSLNLNYNTGKINLFGNYSSNWGKNSTIQQLVRTTNNLEQKFNFLHDYSDHAFKIGSDIYLDKNNTLSLYTYQNFSNSTLYTNSFSRINNNILEAPNHSKYNESEQNYNVDYKLTTNNKGENIELEVNYSIHKNPEESINRLLQDTNNKLFNYTNSISDTKKSWLVNLDYETPLFETAKLELGIEYRNQKVVSSIKTDQVIEIGTPVSQQPKGNTDFNYDRSMYSGYFNINNNFKKWSIQAGIRLEQFIVNGLFSNTQQSNPSIYSDKIFSIYPSAFLTYHITNKEDIQLAYSRRVDRPSIYQVTPIQEWVSPFTTSEGNQNLIPQFTNSIELNYSKSFSKGTVTFGTFYRKISNKIGRTIQKDTSAPNKQVFSYGNYNTANSYGVEIFGSYKAFSWWKIRPQIETYIQDSQGIINTKNEQVKNTLFKSTLNNSFKINKRIRLQLTAIYRGKSKNIQFEVKPYTMVNIGASLSVLKKKGTITLRGTDIFNGLNYDYFSENPFLEKGNYNLEYNSFYLGFRYNFGGTKNKSRNRKHRDNNETDGGLF